The following proteins are encoded in a genomic region of Longimicrobium sp.:
- a CDS encoding sensor histidine kinase: MNAVPAGLLDLVGELATVQRRPEAAAALARLLGGERLLLFAPDPELGVVLPAPGFPQVLRGAAAWRAFIEASAPDGGFEGTVPGPDGPEPAQGCALADGTAAVLVRPAPGAPGPGLLAPLLPLLSAFFQAERQVIADEVRLRAAREAAERERALTRTLQELRGRLEAALAEAGEARAQAGQRAEEAEALATELQAHTEQLQDQAVELEVLNDELAVRAAQAERAGAEADEANRAKSSFLANMSHELRTPINAVIGYAELLTMGVTGPVTPRQQAQLERIRVSSAHLLTLINDILDVAKVEAGHMTVEHTREPVADVVAEAVALIGLQAEAGALTLRDECGASPASYVGDRDRVRQIVVNLLSNAVKFTPGGGRVTIRCGTTDRPGADAQLAGAGPWTYLAVEDTGIGIPADQLPRIFQPFVQAEEGHTRTKGGTGLGLTISRQLARLMGGDLTATSREGQGSRFVLWLPAVTAETGALDGAIRVDAQTA; encoded by the coding sequence GTGAACGCGGTACCCGCCGGGCTCCTCGACCTGGTCGGCGAGCTCGCCACCGTACAGCGGCGCCCCGAGGCCGCCGCCGCGCTCGCCCGCCTTCTCGGCGGTGAGCGCCTGCTGCTCTTTGCCCCCGATCCCGAGCTGGGCGTCGTCCTTCCCGCGCCCGGCTTTCCGCAGGTGCTGCGGGGTGCCGCGGCATGGCGGGCATTCATCGAGGCGTCCGCGCCGGACGGCGGCTTCGAGGGGACGGTGCCCGGCCCGGACGGGCCGGAGCCGGCGCAGGGCTGCGCGCTCGCGGACGGGACCGCCGCGGTGCTGGTGCGGCCGGCCCCCGGCGCGCCTGGGCCGGGGCTCCTCGCCCCCCTCCTTCCCCTGCTGTCGGCGTTCTTCCAGGCCGAGCGGCAGGTGATCGCCGACGAGGTGCGGCTGCGGGCGGCGCGGGAAGCGGCCGAACGGGAGCGGGCGCTCACGCGGACGCTGCAGGAGCTGCGCGGTCGGCTGGAAGCCGCGCTCGCCGAGGCCGGCGAGGCGCGGGCACAGGCCGGGCAGCGGGCGGAAGAGGCCGAGGCGCTGGCGACGGAGCTGCAGGCGCACACGGAACAGCTCCAGGACCAGGCGGTGGAGCTGGAGGTGCTCAACGACGAGCTCGCGGTGCGCGCCGCACAGGCGGAGCGCGCGGGCGCCGAGGCCGACGAGGCCAACCGGGCCAAGTCGTCGTTCCTGGCCAACATGAGCCACGAGCTCCGCACGCCCATCAACGCCGTGATCGGCTACGCGGAGCTTCTCACCATGGGCGTCACCGGGCCGGTCACGCCCCGGCAGCAGGCGCAGCTGGAACGGATCCGGGTGAGCAGCGCGCACCTGCTCACCCTGATCAACGACATCCTGGACGTGGCCAAGGTCGAGGCCGGGCACATGACGGTGGAGCACACCCGCGAACCCGTGGCCGACGTGGTCGCCGAGGCGGTCGCGCTGATCGGCTTGCAGGCGGAGGCGGGGGCACTCACGCTCCGGGACGAGTGCGGGGCATCGCCCGCCAGCTACGTGGGCGACCGCGACCGGGTGCGCCAGATCGTCGTGAACCTGCTCTCCAACGCGGTGAAGTTCACCCCGGGCGGGGGGCGGGTGACCATCCGCTGCGGCACCACCGACCGGCCGGGAGCGGACGCCCAGCTCGCGGGCGCGGGCCCGTGGACCTACCTGGCGGTGGAGGACACCGGCATCGGCATTCCGGCCGACCAGCTTCCGCGGATCTTCCAGCCCTTCGTCCAGGCCGAGGAGGGGCACACGCGGACCAAGGGCGGAACGGGGCTGGGGCTCACCATCAGCCGGCAATTGGCACGGCTGATGGGGGGCG